A genomic segment from Acidimicrobiales bacterium encodes:
- a CDS encoding A24 family peptidase: MNVATLLVALGAAVFGVIATPYAAKLIRETPPDPDDDPPPVPRVGPWLERNKLLAPLLAVIGAAVAAQTGAHPVAAAHVVAAVALVPLSVIDLDLFLLPKRIVWPSVGAVALLLAIAALVDGHLNPLERAVLCGLGGFGALLILHIISPNGMGFGDVRLAGLIGLDLGWLGVQQVILGIFSGFVFAAVVGLALLAARRKKTRDPLPFGPFLALGMLFVLVGGDLLLGFARH, from the coding sequence ATGAACGTCGCCACGCTTCTCGTGGCGCTGGGGGCCGCGGTGTTCGGTGTCATCGCAACCCCGTACGCGGCGAAGCTCATCCGCGAGACGCCGCCCGACCCCGACGACGATCCGCCGCCCGTGCCCCGCGTCGGGCCATGGCTCGAGCGCAACAAGCTGCTCGCCCCGCTGCTCGCCGTCATCGGCGCCGCCGTCGCCGCCCAGACGGGAGCGCACCCCGTCGCCGCCGCCCACGTCGTCGCCGCCGTGGCATTGGTGCCGCTGTCGGTGATCGACCTCGACCTGTTCCTGTTGCCCAAGCGCATCGTGTGGCCCTCGGTCGGCGCCGTCGCCCTCTTGCTGGCAATCGCGGCGTTGGTCGACGGGCACCTCAACCCGCTGGAGCGCGCCGTGCTGTGCGGGCTTGGCGGATTTGGCGCGCTGCTGATCCTGCACATCATCAGCCCGAACGGCATGGGGTTCGGCGACGTGCGGCTGGCGGGCCTGATCGGACTCGACCTCGGGTGGCTGGGCGTGCAACAGGTGATTCTCGGGATCTTCTCCGGGTTCGTGTTCGCGGCAGTCGTCGGTCTGGCGCTGCTGGCGGCGCGGCGGAAGAAAACCCGCGACCCGTTGCCTTTCGGGCCCTTCCTGGCGCTCGGCATGCTCTTCGTGCTCGTGGGCGGCGATCTCTTACTCGGCTTCGCCCGTCATTAA
- the aroC gene encoding chorismate synthase codes for MLRYLTAGESHGKGLVVIVEGLPAGLAITVEDVQAELARRRLGYGRGPRMRFEQDEVTLLGGVRHGRTLGSPVAIEIGNTEWPKWVDEMDPAPGKTEKPLTQPRPGHADLAGMQKYGFSDARDVLERASARETAARVAAGTCAKLLLRAIGTEVISHVISMGTASVKSAAARPRPEDLAAVDESQVRCFDGESEAAMVEQIKAAAKDGDSLGGVVEVLGYGVPVGLGSHVHWDRKLDSLLAGALMSIQAVKGVEIGEGFEVAHRRGSEAHDAIMWETDSGYRRDSDLAGGVEGGMSTGALLVARAAMKPLATLNRPTLRTVDVVTKEETVSFKERTDVTAVPAMGVVAETMVALVLAGEAQRKFGGDSVGEFVANHDAFVAGLA; via the coding sequence GTGCTGCGTTATCTGACCGCCGGCGAATCGCACGGCAAAGGCCTCGTCGTGATCGTCGAGGGCTTGCCCGCCGGGCTCGCGATCACGGTCGAGGACGTGCAGGCCGAACTGGCGCGGCGCCGCCTCGGATACGGCCGCGGGCCGCGCATGCGCTTCGAGCAGGACGAGGTGACGCTGCTCGGCGGCGTCCGCCACGGCCGCACGCTCGGCTCGCCCGTCGCCATCGAGATCGGCAACACCGAGTGGCCGAAGTGGGTCGACGAGATGGACCCGGCGCCGGGCAAGACGGAAAAGCCGCTGACCCAGCCCCGTCCCGGCCACGCCGATCTCGCCGGCATGCAGAAGTACGGCTTCTCCGACGCCCGCGACGTGCTCGAGCGCGCCAGCGCGCGCGAAACCGCAGCCCGCGTCGCCGCCGGCACGTGTGCGAAGTTGCTGCTGCGCGCCATCGGGACCGAAGTGATCAGCCACGTGATCTCGATGGGCACGGCGTCGGTGAAGTCGGCCGCGGCCCGGCCGCGTCCCGAAGACCTCGCGGCGGTCGACGAGTCGCAGGTGCGCTGCTTCGACGGAGAGTCCGAGGCGGCGATGGTCGAGCAGATCAAGGCGGCTGCGAAGGACGGCGACTCGCTCGGCGGCGTCGTCGAAGTGCTGGGCTACGGCGTGCCCGTCGGCCTCGGCAGCCACGTGCACTGGGACCGCAAACTCGACTCGCTCCTCGCTGGCGCGTTGATGAGCATCCAAGCCGTGAAGGGCGTCGAGATCGGCGAGGGTTTCGAGGTGGCGCACCGGCGCGGCTCGGAGGCGCACGACGCGATCATGTGGGAGACCGACTCCGGGTACCGCCGCGACTCCGACCTCGCCGGCGGCGTCGAGGGCGGCATGTCGACGGGCGCGCTGCTCGTCGCCCGCGCCGCGATGAAGCCGCTCGCCACCCTCAACCGCCCGACGCTGCGCACCGTCGACGTGGTGACGAAGGAAGAAACGGTGAGCTTCAAGGAGCGCACCGACGTCACGGCGGTGCCGGCGATGGGTGTGGTCGCCGAGACGATGGTGGCGCTCGTCCTCGCCGGCGAGGCGCAGCGCAAATTCGGCGGCGACTCGGTCGGCGAGTTCGTCGCCAACCACGACGCCTTCGTCGCCGGCCTTGCCTAA
- a CDS encoding shikimate kinase — translation MPKQAIVLIGMPGSGKSRVGQAMAQLLQWRWVDVDALVADDVPAFIEREGIDAFRTRERDVIGALSPQDCVVSVGGGAVLDPANRDNLRALGPVVWLRATPETLLERIGRGDDRPLLKGDPVATLPVLLAERTPIYEQLATVIVDVDGRDAFENAGEVMKALSAC, via the coding sequence TTGCCTAAGCAGGCGATCGTCTTGATCGGCATGCCCGGCTCGGGCAAGAGCCGCGTCGGCCAGGCGATGGCGCAGTTGCTGCAGTGGCGCTGGGTAGACGTCGACGCGCTCGTCGCCGACGACGTGCCGGCGTTCATCGAGCGCGAGGGGATCGACGCGTTCCGGACGCGCGAGCGCGACGTGATCGGCGCGCTCAGTCCGCAGGACTGCGTGGTGTCGGTGGGTGGCGGCGCCGTGCTGGATCCGGCGAACCGCGACAACCTGCGCGCGCTGGGGCCGGTGGTGTGGCTGCGCGCGACCCCCGAAACGCTGCTCGAGCGCATCGGCCGCGGCGACGACCGCCCGCTGCTCAAAGGCGACCCGGTCGCCACCCTGCCGGTGTTGCTGGCCGAGCGCACCCCGATCTACGAACAACTGGCGACGGTGATCGTCGACGTCGACGGCCGCGACGCGTTCGAGAACGCCGGCGAAGTCATGAAGGCCCTCAGCGCGTGCTGA
- a CDS encoding 3-dehydroquinate synthase family protein, with protein MLTVTVDLGERSYPVIVGAGARHELDGALRDRTRRVALVTQAGIGLADDVTSTRTESRHVLGDGEAAKNLASVDALCEAFATEGLTRADAVVGVGGGVVTDVAGFAAAVYMRGIDVVHVPTTLLGMIDAAVGGKTGVNLKAGKNLVGAFWQPRAVLCDLDALATLPAREMRSGLGELCKYHFLTGQELASLPLDERIAAAVAIKAAAVSADERETTGVRATLNYGHTLGHALETVGKYDLRHGEAVAIGLVYAARLARRLGRIDDDRVAQHVAVVAGNDLPTAIPPNCDPEELVAVMRRDKKATGDGLTFVLDGPNGVELVEGISFDDALAAMRD; from the coding sequence GTGCTGACGGTGACGGTCGATCTGGGCGAGCGCAGCTACCCGGTGATCGTCGGCGCCGGTGCGCGCCACGAACTCGACGGCGCGTTGCGCGACCGCACGCGCCGCGTCGCCCTCGTCACGCAGGCGGGCATCGGCCTGGCCGACGACGTCACCTCGACGCGCACCGAGTCGCGTCACGTGCTGGGCGACGGCGAGGCCGCGAAGAACCTGGCGTCGGTCGACGCCCTGTGTGAGGCGTTCGCCACCGAAGGACTGACCCGCGCCGACGCCGTCGTCGGCGTCGGCGGGGGAGTCGTGACCGACGTCGCGGGGTTCGCGGCGGCGGTGTACATGCGCGGCATCGACGTCGTGCACGTGCCCACGACGCTGCTCGGCATGATCGACGCCGCCGTCGGCGGCAAGACGGGCGTCAACCTCAAGGCGGGCAAGAACCTCGTCGGTGCGTTCTGGCAGCCCCGCGCCGTGCTGTGCGACCTCGACGCGCTCGCGACCCTGCCCGCGCGCGAGATGCGCTCGGGCCTCGGCGAGTTGTGCAAGTACCACTTCCTCACCGGCCAGGAGCTGGCGTCACTGCCCCTCGACGAGCGCATCGCGGCCGCGGTGGCGATCAAGGCGGCCGCGGTGAGCGCCGACGAGCGCGAGACGACCGGTGTGCGCGCCACGCTCAACTACGGCCACACGTTGGGTCACGCGCTCGAGACCGTCGGCAAGTACGACCTGCGTCACGGCGAGGCGGTGGCGATCGGGCTCGTGTACGCGGCCCGCCTCGCTCGCCGCCTCGGGCGCATCGACGACGATCGCGTGGCGCAGCACGTCGCCGTCGTCGCCGGCAATGACCTACCGACGGCGATCCCGCCGAACTGCGACCCCGAAGAACTGGTGGCCGTCATGCGGCGCGACAAGAAGGCGACGGGCGACGGGCTGACGTTCGTGCTCGACGGGCCCAACGGCGTCGAGCTGGTCGAAGGCATCTCCTTCGACGATGCGCTCGCAGCGATGCGAGACTGA
- a CDS encoding type II 3-dehydroquinate dehydratase: MSVIALLHGPNLNLLGQREVDIYGTTTEADLVARVEKVAAGHGATVEFLQSNHEGELVDFVHRARGRLAGIIVNGGALSHYGWSLHDALAAYDGVVIEVHLSNTGRREGWRHTSVLTPVSKGTITGLGPDGYEFATEALMRLLNG, from the coding sequence GTGTCCGTCATTGCGCTGCTGCACGGCCCCAACCTGAACCTGCTCGGCCAACGCGAGGTCGACATCTACGGCACCACCACCGAGGCCGATCTGGTGGCGCGCGTCGAGAAGGTCGCCGCCGGTCACGGGGCCACCGTGGAGTTCCTGCAGTCGAACCACGAGGGTGAACTCGTCGACTTCGTCCACCGGGCGCGGGGACGCCTCGCCGGCATCATCGTGAATGGCGGCGCACTAAGTCACTACGGCTGGTCGCTGCACGACGCGCTGGCGGCCTACGACGGCGTCGTGATCGAAGTGCACCTGTCGAACACGGGGAGGCGGGAGGGGTGGCGCCACACGTCGGTCCTGACGCCGGTGTCGAAAGGAACGATCACCGGGCTGGGCCCGGACGGCTACGAATTCGCTACCGAAGCACTGATGAGGTTGCTCAATGGTTGA